From a single bacterium genomic region:
- a CDS encoding dihydroorotase, which yields MTNKYTRYDKPALASNLFLSGGRVVDPRTGIDQILNLHIRDGVISGTPDKAPPEADIIDLRGHWITPGWFDLHVHLREPGKEVAETIASGCQAAMNGGFTGIACMPNTQPALDDAAIVNWVRDQGRTFPIDVNVIAAVTRGREGKELVEMSEIVEAGVRAFSDDGNPVKSTSVLLHAVEYANMLGARIFEHAEDTYLADGGSMNESEWSTRLGISGIPTISEAIDVARCVLIAEYTGGAIHICHVSARESVDLIRQAKKKGLRITGEVCPHHLLLTDEHCKSFDTNFKMNPPLRSEADRRACWDAFLDGTLEVYCTDHAPHSWEDKTQEFDIAPFGIVGLETSMGLALTHFLSKGMSLPTLLERAVYSPREILAQELPAIRSGATANLTIIDPNHRWTVNPEEFKSLSRNTPFAGWELTGRSRGVINRGYALIQAF from the coding sequence ATGACAAACAAGTATACGCGATACGACAAGCCCGCCTTGGCTTCAAACCTCTTTCTGAGCGGTGGCCGTGTAGTGGATCCCCGAACTGGCATCGACCAGATCTTGAATCTTCATATCCGCGACGGTGTTATCTCGGGAACGCCCGACAAGGCACCCCCCGAAGCAGACATTATTGACTTACGAGGTCACTGGATAACGCCAGGGTGGTTTGACCTGCATGTTCACTTGCGGGAACCAGGCAAAGAGGTTGCGGAAACGATCGCAAGCGGTTGCCAAGCCGCGATGAATGGCGGGTTCACAGGAATAGCGTGCATGCCCAATACACAGCCCGCGCTGGATGATGCAGCAATTGTGAATTGGGTCAGGGATCAGGGCAGGACCTTTCCAATCGATGTCAACGTCATCGCGGCCGTTACGCGCGGTCGTGAAGGCAAAGAATTGGTGGAAATGAGTGAGATCGTGGAAGCCGGTGTGCGTGCGTTTAGTGATGATGGAAACCCTGTGAAAAGCACATCAGTGCTCCTTCACGCTGTCGAGTATGCGAACATGCTTGGAGCCAGAATTTTCGAACACGCTGAGGACACATATCTGGCCGATGGCGGTTCGATGAACGAAAGTGAATGGTCAACGCGCCTCGGCATAAGCGGTATTCCGACAATTTCCGAAGCAATTGACGTGGCAAGGTGCGTTCTAATTGCGGAATACACAGGTGGTGCCATTCACATTTGTCACGTGTCGGCCAGGGAGTCTGTCGATCTAATCAGACAAGCAAAGAAAAAGGGACTGCGAATTACAGGCGAAGTGTGTCCTCATCACCTGCTTCTGACCGATGAGCACTGCAAGTCTTTTGACACCAACTTCAAGATGAACCCGCCGCTGAGGAGTGAAGCGGACAGACGGGCATGCTGGGACGCGTTTCTGGACGGGACACTTGAAGTGTATTGTACTGACCATGCGCCGCATTCGTGGGAAGACAAGACGCAAGAATTTGACATTGCACCATTCGGTATCGTCGGACTTGAAACATCCATGGGTCTGGCGCTGACACACTTCTTATCGAAGGGCATGAGTCTCCCGACGCTACTGGAGCGCGCGGTGTACTCACCAAGAGAGATTCTCGCTCAAGAATTGCCCGCAATTCGTTCAGGCGCAACTGCAAATCTCACTATTATTGACCCTAATCACAGATGGACGGTTAATCCCGAGGAATTCAAGTCACTATCGAGAAACACTCCCTTTGCAGGATGGGAGCTTACCGGTCGTTCGCGTGGTGTCATCAACCGTGGTTATGCACTGATTCAGGCGTTTTGA
- a CDS encoding aspartate carbamoyltransferase catalytic subunit yields the protein MSLLSQKHMLGLADYSGEEIQTILDTSLQMRDILNRPVKKVPTLRGVTVVNLFLENSTRTRTSFELAEKRLSADTLNFSASGSALAKGETMLDTALNIEAMKVDVVVMRHKSPGSPHFLARHLESIIINAGDGRHEHPTQALLDMMTLRDKYGALKGLKVALVGDILHSRVAMSNIIGLKKMGAEVIVCGPATLIPRGIERLGVSITHSLDEAIASADALNILRIQLERQTAGLFPSLREYHKYFGVTRARLEKASAPLTILHPGPMNRGVEITSDVADSDHSVILQQVTNGVAVRMAVLYLLAGGRAEPGA from the coding sequence ATGAGTCTATTGTCCCAGAAGCATATGCTCGGTCTTGCGGACTACAGCGGCGAGGAGATTCAGACGATTCTCGATACATCGCTTCAGATGCGTGACATTCTGAATCGACCAGTCAAAAAGGTTCCCACGCTCCGCGGAGTGACGGTAGTCAACCTCTTTCTTGAAAATTCAACCCGAACCAGAACGAGCTTTGAATTGGCCGAGAAGAGACTCTCGGCCGACACCTTGAATTTTTCGGCTTCGGGAAGCGCGCTGGCGAAAGGCGAGACTATGCTTGACACAGCGCTTAATATAGAAGCGATGAAGGTCGATGTCGTTGTCATGCGGCACAAGTCTCCTGGAAGTCCGCATTTCCTTGCTCGCCACTTGGAGTCAATCATTATAAACGCAGGAGACGGGCGGCATGAGCACCCGACGCAGGCATTGCTAGATATGATGACATTGCGCGACAAGTATGGTGCACTGAAAGGACTGAAAGTCGCGTTAGTAGGCGATATCCTTCATTCGCGTGTAGCAATGTCCAATATTATTGGACTTAAGAAGATGGGTGCAGAGGTAATTGTATGTGGTCCAGCTACACTTATACCACGAGGGATTGAGCGTCTGGGCGTGAGTATCACACACTCGTTGGACGAAGCCATTGCCTCCGCTGATGCTCTTAACATTCTGCGAATTCAGTTGGAGCGGCAGACTGCGGGTCTATTCCCGTCACTGCGCGAGTATCACAAGTACTTCGGAGTTACACGTGCGAGGCTTGAAAAGGCAAGCGCACCTTTGACCATACTGCATCCAGGTCCAATGAACAGAGGTGTCGAAATTACGTCCGACGTTGCAGATAGTGATCATTCCGTCATTTTACAACAAGTGACGAATGGCGTCGCAGTTCGAATGGCAGTGCTTTATCTGCTTGCAGGCGGCCGCGCTGAACCAGGCGCATAG
- the pyrR gene encoding bifunctional pyr operon transcriptional regulator/uracil phosphoribosyltransferase PyrR has translation MNTKVKAKLVDAAGFSRTITRIAHEIIERNRGTERLGLVGMQTRGAYIAKRVAAKIREIESIDVPVGILDATLYRDDYRTSLRQPSVQQTDIPFDLYDMNVVLVDDVLYTGRTVRAALEAIMDNGRPKRVQLAVMVDRGHRELPIKPDFIGKNVPTSMNEEVQVHMTEIDSEDAIYLVEVEK, from the coding sequence ATGAACACTAAAGTAAAAGCAAAACTGGTCGATGCGGCAGGTTTCTCACGCACCATCACGCGAATCGCTCATGAAATTATTGAGAGGAACAGAGGTACAGAGAGACTTGGTCTCGTTGGAATGCAAACTCGGGGTGCCTACATCGCTAAACGTGTTGCCGCAAAGATTCGCGAAATCGAAAGCATTGACGTACCTGTTGGAATACTTGACGCAACTCTTTATCGCGATGATTATCGGACTTCACTCAGACAACCTTCCGTCCAGCAAACAGACATTCCATTTGATTTGTATGACATGAATGTTGTTTTGGTAGACGATGTACTCTATACCGGCAGGACGGTTAGGGCAGCTCTGGAAGCAATTATGGACAACGGTCGACCGAAGCGTGTGCAGCTTGCCGTGATGGTAGACCGAGGACACCGTGAATTGCCGATAAAACCGGATTTCATTGGAAAGAATGTTCCAACAAGCATGAATGAAGAGGTTCAGGTGCATATGACCGAAATCGACTCGGAAGACGCGATTTATCTGGTGGAGGTTGAGAAATGA
- a CDS encoding DUF59 domain-containing protein, with amino-acid sequence MPTEEKVFDALSTVYDPELHLPITDLGLVYAIEIDGGKVDTKITLTSMGCPLAGTIIDLARDAIFRVEGVNEVNVEIVWDPPWSVDMMSDEARMRLGMW; translated from the coding sequence ATGCCAACTGAAGAAAAAGTATTCGACGCGCTTTCAACAGTCTATGACCCCGAACTCCACCTTCCAATTACGGATTTAGGATTGGTGTATGCAATCGAGATTGACGGTGGAAAGGTCGATACAAAGATTACGCTGACGTCCATGGGCTGCCCTCTTGCAGGGACAATCATAGACCTTGCACGTGACGCGATTTTCCGCGTAGAGGGAGTCAATGAAGTGAATGTCGAGATTGTTTGGGATCCTCCGTGGTCAGTCGACATGATGAGCGACGAGGCTCGAATGCGACTCGGAATGTGGTGA
- a CDS encoding Mrp/NBP35 family ATP-binding protein: MISQELIIESLKKVRFPGLTRDIVSFGLIKDVRIEGGNIHVHVSVSAKDPETPGKIEEEVATVLRQLPGVTEVQVHMKWAQPASAPQQPHSRPAPDGPVLEDVKVKIAVASGKGGVGKSTVAAGLALTLQQYGFTVGLADFDIYGPSVPTLFGIHDRPRVVDNMILPLERSGLKLMSMGFLVEPETPMIWRGPMVHQAADQFLRDVAWGRLDILVVDLPPGTGDAQMTLSQRIKLDGAVIVSTPQDLALIDARKGVAMFQKLNVPILGIVENMASFRCPHCGGETHIFGHGGAGDEAERLGCPLLARLPLVPQLVAAADAGEPLLAIESNEDLRSAFRSMTDSIVRQVELVARD; this comes from the coding sequence GTGATTTCCCAAGAACTGATAATTGAATCGCTTAAGAAAGTAAGATTTCCCGGTCTTACAAGGGACATCGTTTCATTTGGTCTAATAAAGGACGTCAGAATTGAAGGTGGAAACATCCACGTTCACGTTTCCGTTTCCGCAAAGGACCCTGAGACACCGGGCAAGATTGAAGAAGAAGTCGCAACTGTACTGAGGCAGTTGCCCGGAGTGACGGAAGTGCAAGTTCACATGAAGTGGGCACAGCCCGCTTCCGCGCCCCAGCAACCACATTCCCGACCAGCACCGGATGGACCGGTACTTGAAGACGTCAAAGTGAAGATTGCAGTTGCGTCCGGAAAAGGGGGGGTAGGCAAAAGTACTGTAGCCGCCGGACTAGCTTTGACACTTCAGCAGTACGGTTTCACAGTTGGATTGGCGGACTTTGACATCTACGGACCATCCGTCCCAACGTTGTTTGGAATACATGATCGCCCACGGGTCGTAGACAACATGATTTTGCCATTGGAACGCTCAGGTTTGAAACTGATGTCCATGGGATTCTTGGTCGAACCAGAAACTCCCATGATTTGGCGAGGTCCAATGGTGCACCAGGCGGCGGATCAGTTTCTGCGTGACGTTGCATGGGGGAGGTTGGACATACTTGTCGTGGACCTTCCACCTGGTACTGGTGATGCGCAAATGACATTGAGCCAGCGAATTAAACTTGACGGTGCTGTGATAGTATCCACTCCACAGGATCTTGCTTTGATAGACGCGCGCAAGGGTGTCGCGATGTTTCAGAAACTTAATGTTCCGATTCTGGGTATTGTGGAGAACATGGCGAGTTTCCGATGTCCGCACTGCGGTGGAGAGACACATATTTTCGGCCACGGCGGTGCAGGTGATGAAGCGGAGCGCCTTGGTTGCCCACTCCTGGCAAGACTGCCTTTGGTCCCACAACTAGTTGCGGCCGCGGACGCAGGAGAGCCGTTGCTTGCAATTGAATCAAATGAGGATCTAAGATCCGCGTTTCGGTCCATGACAGACTCAATCGTCCGCCAAGTAGAATTGGTCGCACGTGATTAG
- a CDS encoding 23S rRNA (pseudouridine(1915)-N(3))-methyltransferase RlmH, producing the protein MKLHVISVGRLREAYFKAACDEYASRIRHYLPLEELEVPSATGDIGNGSGHGALRVEGESILRQVPKSSKLIAMDVRGERFTSEQVSQLLQAEMSASTQHLVFAIGGAWGLSPQLLETANLRLSLSSMTFPHELARLVLLEQIYRALTIWRGLPYHK; encoded by the coding sequence GTGAAACTTCACGTCATCTCTGTTGGCCGTTTAAGAGAGGCTTATTTCAAAGCGGCTTGCGATGAGTACGCAAGTAGGATTCGGCACTATCTCCCGCTTGAGGAACTCGAGGTTCCTTCTGCGACGGGAGACATTGGAAATGGCTCGGGGCACGGCGCGCTGCGTGTTGAGGGCGAATCCATACTGCGCCAGGTTCCAAAAAGTTCAAAGCTGATCGCCATGGATGTCCGCGGCGAGCGGTTCACTTCGGAACAAGTGTCGCAACTTCTTCAGGCCGAAATGTCCGCAAGCACACAACACCTCGTCTTTGCTATCGGCGGGGCATGGGGGCTCTCACCGCAGTTGCTTGAAACTGCTAATCTGCGGCTCAGCCTCTCTTCAATGACTTTCCCGCACGAGTTGGCAAGGCTTGTCCTTCTCGAACAGATTTACCGTGCACTGACTATCTGGAGAGGATTGCCTTATCATAAGTAA
- a CDS encoding T9SS type A sorting domain-containing protein, translating into MLPMMLAVFLLFCPLLVFGQPGWPGGKSGNSDCCARADRPYWFNSLDAESLHSYDQVSLDLSVTIADWNTPLEACAILTVIAREDLSEIPLNAMDLTLDSVLIDSQIAQYSYANDTLRVFAPISRNDTVVVEVRYTALPATDPFATGYHNAWEHVYTFSEPYGARKWFPCWDQPYDKFIQVRIRADIPAHWSLASNGLMIEEGGTDPGRKFQTYYHNHPISPYLVNIAAGNFSRREFNLDGIQYRYFAWPRSDSAQAEYDWARTPEMVEYFSELFGDFPFDEYGMVMADLFGGWGAMEHQTFTTYGFHLVDSLRTFEGIVAHELAHQWFGDHLSPVDFRNMWLNEGFATYGNALWTKFAYGDDAFRSDMRNAASFCFQEEQSFPSYPVYDPPEDRLFGANVYFKGAWVLHMLKTQLLGDSVYFAALRDYVSRFAGGNVDTQDFIDVVNDHYGQEDLDWFFEQWVYGLRFPIIRTSFREEGGLVRLTVEQTTPYFRFPLVLEQGTEGFTETDTLWFDAQPSSTRDLTGTPSFYRLASEQISLFQDNTANSEDPPALPIQFEFSPPYPNPFNANVNFEFQFEYPAQLEIKLLDLNGRMAATVYSGRVEAGKRLISFKAPVGLASGVYFVNASTERSSKTHKLLLLK; encoded by the coding sequence ATGCTTCCCATGATGCTTGCGGTATTCCTGCTATTCTGCCCTCTACTAGTTTTCGGCCAGCCGGGGTGGCCCGGAGGGAAGAGTGGCAACTCCGATTGCTGCGCAAGAGCAGACAGACCGTACTGGTTCAATTCTCTGGATGCCGAGAGCCTTCATAGCTATGACCAAGTTTCGCTTGACTTAAGTGTGACCATTGCCGACTGGAACACGCCCTTGGAGGCATGTGCGATCCTTACGGTAATCGCGCGTGAAGACTTGTCAGAAATTCCTCTAAACGCGATGGATCTGACGCTTGATTCTGTGCTGATAGACAGTCAGATCGCTCAGTATTCGTATGCCAATGATACTTTAAGAGTGTTCGCACCAATTAGCAGAAACGACACGGTCGTGGTGGAAGTCAGATACACGGCGCTGCCTGCAACGGATCCATTTGCGACCGGGTACCACAATGCTTGGGAACATGTTTACACTTTTAGCGAGCCGTACGGGGCCAGGAAATGGTTTCCCTGTTGGGACCAACCGTATGACAAGTTCATTCAAGTTCGGATAAGGGCTGACATCCCGGCTCACTGGTCTTTAGCATCGAACGGTCTGATGATTGAAGAAGGGGGAACTGATCCAGGCCGTAAGTTCCAAACATACTACCACAATCACCCTATATCACCATATCTTGTAAACATTGCAGCCGGCAATTTCTCTCGCCGTGAATTCAATTTGGACGGAATTCAGTACCGGTATTTCGCGTGGCCCAGGAGCGATTCTGCCCAAGCTGAGTATGATTGGGCAAGAACTCCAGAAATGGTTGAGTACTTTTCCGAGTTGTTTGGGGATTTCCCATTTGACGAGTACGGGATGGTTATGGCCGATCTGTTCGGAGGGTGGGGTGCAATGGAGCACCAGACTTTTACAACTTATGGGTTCCATCTCGTTGACAGTCTAAGGACATTTGAAGGAATTGTTGCCCACGAACTTGCGCACCAATGGTTTGGTGACCACCTTAGCCCCGTAGACTTCAGAAATATGTGGCTGAATGAAGGTTTCGCAACATATGGAAACGCACTTTGGACAAAGTTTGCATATGGTGATGACGCTTTCAGAAGTGACATGAGGAATGCCGCGTCATTCTGTTTTCAAGAAGAGCAGAGTTTTCCGAGTTATCCCGTTTATGACCCGCCAGAGGACCGCTTGTTTGGCGCAAATGTGTACTTTAAAGGCGCATGGGTATTGCATATGCTGAAGACACAACTTCTTGGGGATTCTGTGTACTTTGCTGCTCTGCGAGATTATGTTTCCAGGTTTGCAGGAGGAAATGTCGATACGCAGGACTTTATTGACGTCGTGAATGATCATTATGGCCAGGAGGATCTAGACTGGTTTTTCGAACAATGGGTTTATGGACTTCGTTTCCCGATTATTCGAACATCATTCCGGGAAGAAGGAGGCTTGGTGCGATTAACCGTTGAACAAACGACGCCCTATTTTCGATTCCCACTTGTTTTGGAACAAGGCACTGAAGGTTTCACGGAAACCGACACGTTATGGTTTGATGCTCAGCCATCTTCAACCCGTGACTTGACAGGCACTCCTTCTTTCTATCGTCTTGCGAGTGAACAAATTTCGCTGTTTCAAGATAACACGGCAAATTCCGAAGATCCTCCAGCATTACCCATACAGTTTGAGTTTAGTCCGCCATATCCGAACCCGTTTAATGCAAACGTTAATTTTGAGTTTCAATTCGAATACCCGGCACAATTGGAGATAAAACTGCTTGATCTAAATGGCCGCATGGCAGCAACAGTGTATTCGGGTCGTGTTGAAGCCGGCAAGCGTTTGATTTCTTTCAAAGCGCCCGTTGGTCTGGCTTCCGGTGTGTACTTTGTGAATGCCTCAACCGAGCGATCCTCAAAAACTCACAAACTTCTCCTGCTCAAATAG
- a CDS encoding peptidoglycan DD-metalloendopeptidase family protein, whose translation MVGSSKADTGRSRLPAILDEMDSVYAVLSELDGQIRALQATRNALLDSLQIVEQALSNQNRVVARLDSQYRIIERERQPLLRLLTQSVLAHSRCGKWALIDALLGSHDLSDFLNKRSALSRLRTAIQHRSAGSIVRLREIQDLEDASLDEAKRLNTLHALVAQQIFEIAGQENRIELARHEANHRRKVLMEQQTFLEKSDDLLKKQVEQRASAASRVADIIESQGLGLVADTVFANMRGSLPWPVEGSLLSGFGKRRHKKLETVTENPGIDVKTEASIPVRSVASGTVNSVSWLRGFGNVCIVRHEGEHFSVYARLGEVVVRQGDFIRAGDVVGFPGFDSEHANYIVHFEIWAGKDKQDPIAWLAPVKNK comes from the coding sequence ATGGTTGGCTCTTCAAAGGCTGACACGGGAAGGTCTCGGTTACCAGCGATTCTCGATGAAATGGACAGTGTCTATGCCGTTCTGAGCGAGCTGGATGGGCAAATCAGAGCGCTTCAAGCAACAAGGAATGCACTTCTTGACAGCCTGCAAATCGTTGAACAGGCGCTTTCAAACCAGAACAGGGTGGTTGCTCGCCTCGATAGCCAATATCGTATAATCGAACGAGAACGGCAACCCCTTCTCCGACTGCTGACTCAATCAGTGCTTGCACATTCCAGATGCGGCAAATGGGCATTAATCGATGCTCTACTCGGAAGCCATGATTTGTCTGATTTCCTAAACAAGAGATCTGCATTGTCCAGACTGCGAACTGCCATTCAGCATCGATCCGCGGGATCAATTGTTAGACTAAGAGAGATTCAGGACCTGGAAGACGCAAGCCTTGATGAAGCGAAGCGGCTAAACACGCTTCACGCTCTTGTTGCACAGCAAATATTTGAAATCGCGGGACAAGAGAATAGAATCGAACTTGCGCGACATGAGGCAAACCACAGACGAAAAGTGCTGATGGAACAGCAGACTTTTCTGGAGAAATCCGATGACTTGCTCAAGAAGCAAGTAGAACAACGTGCTAGCGCCGCCTCAAGGGTAGCCGATATTATTGAAAGCCAAGGCTTGGGTTTGGTTGCGGACACTGTTTTTGCCAATATGCGTGGATCACTGCCGTGGCCGGTCGAAGGTTCCCTCTTAAGTGGCTTTGGCAAACGGAGGCATAAGAAACTTGAGACTGTGACCGAAAACCCTGGCATTGACGTGAAGACGGAAGCATCAATTCCGGTAAGATCGGTTGCAAGTGGCACAGTCAACTCCGTCAGCTGGCTTCGTGGATTTGGGAATGTTTGTATTGTCCGGCACGAAGGGGAGCACTTCTCTGTTTACGCAAGACTTGGGGAAGTTGTTGTGCGCCAAGGTGATTTCATCCGAGCGGGTGATGTCGTTGGTTTTCCAGGTTTCGATTCGGAACATGCCAACTATATTGTACATTTCGAGATTTGGGCCGGTAAAGACAAACAAGATCCGATAGCATGGCTCGCCCCGGTAAAGAACAAGTAA
- the metG gene encoding methionine--tRNA ligase: MTKSYYVTTPIYYVNSAPHIGTAYTTILADSLARYKRFLGKDAFFLTGTDEHGDKIARAASEKGLAPKAFVDEISTKFRVLWPQLYVMPDHFIRTTDPEHMRTVQGVLQTLHDQGDTYFGEYEGLYCTGCERFRTEKELIDGKCPDHGTVPEVVKESNYFFRMSKYQEWWLKYLEDNPDTIRPERYRNEVLGYLREPLEDLCISRPKSRLSWGIELPFDKNYVTYVWFDALVNYLTGIDYLVDPTWEGKWSNAEHLIGKDIVKPHGIYWPIMLHAAGIPIFRHLTVHGYWNFRDAKISKSSGKPVAVEPLCKVFGPDAVRYFLLREMVVGLDASFSVEALMKRVNSDLANDFGNLFSRVAKLVSDYFDGRIPDAVLGAPELESQAEALCSSVEEWVNELKWHVLIEETLQLVRATNRYFESSAPWSLVKTDKASAASVLRNCVEALRISALLLYPVMPGKMTDLLTRIGEPVQVFTLSQHARWGQVRSQARMKKGDSLFPRLDETEVAAAFSDLMNSRAVKSMALTENQNSEQDQTHITIDEFKKISLRTARILEAEKLTGADKLLKLKVDVGGEIRQIIAGIAAYYSPGDLIGKSAVIVANLKPANLRGELSEGMLLAVKWEDKLEILTAPDSAPCGSPIS, from the coding sequence ATGACCAAGTCGTATTATGTAACGACTCCAATTTATTATGTAAATTCGGCCCCACACATCGGGACAGCCTATACGACAATACTTGCTGACTCGCTGGCACGATACAAACGCTTCCTTGGTAAAGATGCTTTCTTCTTGACAGGAACCGACGAACACGGCGACAAGATTGCAAGGGCTGCAAGCGAAAAGGGCCTGGCTCCGAAAGCCTTTGTGGATGAGATAAGTACAAAGTTCCGCGTGCTGTGGCCGCAGTTGTACGTGATGCCCGATCATTTCATACGTACAACTGATCCTGAACATATGAGAACAGTGCAGGGTGTGTTGCAGACCCTTCATGACCAAGGTGATACATACTTTGGCGAGTATGAAGGACTATATTGCACAGGCTGTGAGCGGTTCCGCACGGAAAAGGAACTGATTGACGGAAAATGCCCCGATCACGGCACGGTACCGGAGGTAGTAAAGGAGTCCAATTACTTCTTCCGCATGAGCAAGTATCAAGAGTGGTGGCTTAAGTACCTTGAGGATAATCCGGACACAATTCGACCTGAACGCTATCGGAATGAGGTGCTTGGGTATCTGCGTGAACCGCTGGAAGACTTGTGTATCTCGCGACCTAAATCACGGCTGTCCTGGGGCATTGAGCTGCCGTTCGATAAGAACTATGTAACCTACGTTTGGTTTGATGCACTGGTAAACTACCTCACAGGAATTGACTATCTCGTGGATCCAACGTGGGAGGGAAAATGGAGCAACGCTGAGCATCTCATCGGAAAGGACATCGTCAAACCGCACGGAATCTATTGGCCCATAATGCTTCATGCTGCGGGTATCCCAATCTTCAGGCACTTGACTGTCCACGGCTACTGGAATTTTCGCGACGCAAAGATTTCGAAATCAAGCGGCAAACCTGTCGCCGTTGAACCGCTCTGCAAGGTCTTTGGACCGGATGCCGTACGTTATTTTCTCTTGCGGGAAATGGTGGTTGGACTTGACGCCTCTTTCTCCGTGGAAGCGCTAATGAAGCGAGTTAACAGCGACCTTGCAAATGATTTCGGCAATCTTTTCTCGCGTGTGGCAAAATTAGTCAGTGACTATTTTGATGGCCGAATTCCCGATGCCGTGCTCGGGGCACCGGAACTGGAATCTCAGGCCGAGGCCCTGTGCAGCTCCGTCGAGGAATGGGTGAATGAATTGAAGTGGCATGTATTGATCGAGGAAACTCTTCAACTTGTAAGAGCAACGAATCGGTATTTTGAATCGTCCGCTCCGTGGTCGCTTGTGAAGACTGATAAGGCGTCCGCCGCGTCCGTGTTGCGAAACTGCGTGGAAGCGCTTCGAATTTCGGCCTTACTTCTCTACCCCGTGATGCCCGGCAAGATGACGGATTTGCTAACGAGAATAGGCGAACCTGTACAAGTGTTTACACTCTCGCAACATGCCCGTTGGGGACAGGTAAGATCTCAGGCTAGAATGAAGAAGGGTGATTCGCTTTTTCCAAGACTGGATGAGACGGAGGTAGCGGCAGCGTTTTCAGACCTAATGAACTCGCGTGCCGTTAAGAGCATGGCACTCACCGAAAATCAAAATAGTGAGCAGGACCAAACTCACATAACAATTGATGAATTCAAGAAGATTAGCCTTCGCACAGCAAGAATACTTGAGGCCGAAAAACTTACTGGTGCTGACAAACTGCTTAAGTTGAAAGTGGATGTCGGTGGCGAGATTCGGCAGATTATTGCGGGCATTGCAGCCTATTACTCACCAGGAGATCTAATAGGAAAAAGTGCAGTAATAGTCGCTAATCTAAAACCGGCAAATCTGCGCGGTGAACTTTCGGAGGGAATGTTGCTCGCGG